A part of Campylobacter ureolyticus ACS-301-V-Sch3b genomic DNA contains:
- the rplN gene encoding 50S ribosomal protein L14 — translation MIQSFTRLSVADNSGAKEIMCIKVLGGSKRRYATIGDIIVCSVKKALPNGKMKKGQVVKAVVVRTKKEIQRLDGSLIRFDENAAVILDAKKEPVGTRIFGPVGREVRYGGFMKIVSLAPEVL, via the coding sequence ATGATTCAAAGCTTTACAAGACTTTCAGTAGCTGATAATAGCGGTGCTAAAGAAATAATGTGTATAAAAGTTTTAGGTGGAAGCAAAAGAAGATATGCAACAATTGGTGATATCATTGTTTGCTCAGTTAAAAAAGCTCTACCTAATGGAAAAATGAAAAAAGGTCAAGTTGTTAAGGCTGTTGTTGTTAGAACAAAAAAAGAAATTCAAAGACTTGATGGATCTTTGATTAGATTTGATGAAAATGCAGCTGTTATTCTTGATGCAAAAAAAGAGCCAGTTGGAACTCGTATTTTTGGACCAGTTGGTAGAGAAGTAAGATATGGTGGATTTATGAAAATAGTTTCACTTGCACCGGAGGTTTTATAA